The nucleotide window GGTCAAGGAGGGGCTGAAAAAGGCGTCCGGATTTTTGAGACGGGAATTGGGACGGAGGCTCCAACTGCGTTACGCTCCGGAACTGTTTTTCTCCTACGACCCCTCTTTTGCCTATGGCGAAAGGATTGAAGAGCTGATCGCGGAGATTCATAAAAAGGAAGATGATTTTTTGTGCAACGAGGAGGGGAATGCTTCAACAGATAGGTGAATTGATCCGGCAGCATCAAACATTTCTGATTGCTGCTCACGAGCGTCCGGACGGGGACGCCGTTGGTTCGACGTTGGGCCTTTATAATATGCTGCGCGGCATGGGAAAGGATGCCGTCGTTTACAATCAGGACAGCACGCCCGAAAACTTCCTTTTTCTTCCCGGCAGCGATCTGATTACCCGGGATTTGCCGCCTGTCGAGAATTTTGAGGTGGCCGTTATTCTCGATTGCGGTGAACTGGAACGGATTGGCAAGGAAGCGGCGCAGATTGCAAAAATCACCCGGCT belongs to Syntrophobacterales bacterium and includes:
- the rbfA gene encoding 30S ribosome-binding factor RbfA, encoding MTGFKRADRVADLIKIEIADILLKQVRDPRIGVLTITGVKVSDDLRSARIFFVEFGKNECSEGVKEGLKKASGFLRRELGRRLQLRYAPELFFSYDPSFAYGERIEELIAEIHKKEDDFLCNEEGNASTDR